The DNA sequence CCCGCCACCAATCACGGCGACGGTAGTCATGGGCGCCATATTAGGGTGGTCGCCATGATCGGTGTAACTAGCGATGGTCCCGTCACCACCATTGAGCTGCAGCGCCCAGAACGGCGCAACGCGGTGACCTACGAGTTGGCGCTCGCCTTCGCCGAGGAGGTTCGCAAGGCAGCCGAAACGGCCCGCGTCATCGTCATCACCGGGCAGGGCACGTCGTTCTGCGCGGGTGCCGACCTTTCCAGCGGTGCCCCTGATCCCGACAAGTTCGCCGATGCCTGGCAGCACTCGATCAAGAGCATCGACGCTGCCGACATTCCGGTCATCGCCGCCGTCAACGGCCCCGCCATCGGTGCCGGTGTGATGCTGGCGATGGTGGCCGATCTGCGGGTGGTCTCCGAGACCGCGCGTTTCCAATTCCCGGTCGCCAAATACGGTATCGCCCTAGACAACTGGAGTATCCGCCGACTTTCCTCATTGGTTGGGTACGGACGCGCACGCGGGATGCTGCTGGCGGCCGAGCCGCTCGACGCGCAGGCTGCCTTCCAGACCGGACTGGCCAACCGCATCGGAGAGCTTGCCGACGCGCAGGCCTGGGCGGCCGAGCTGGCCGGGTTCGCACCGTTGGCACTCAAGCACGCCAAGCGCGTGCTCAATGACGACGGTGCGTTCGAGGATCAGCTGCCCGAACACAAGGTGTTGTTCGACAAGGCCTGGAGTAGCCAAGACATCATCGAGGCTCAGGTCGCGCGGATCCAGAAGCGCCCTCCCAACTTCCAGGGAGCCTGAGCATGCGGGCGCTCTGGGTTGGCGCCGGCGCAGCTCTTGCGTCGACGTGGATCGGTCGCGCCCTGCGTGACGTCCCACGGACGCTGGGCGCCAGCAAGGTCCGCATCGCCGAGGTTGCTGAGGGATCGCCGCAGTACCGGAACGGTTCCTTCCACAACGCCGAACCGGCACGGCAGTTTGTCCCCGACGCGGATCCGACCTCACTGTTACGCGGACTGCTGACGCGACAGGGCGCCGGGAGCCCCAACGGGGAGGTGCCCCTCGTAGTCCCCGAACTTGCCGGTCCACCAGCGGATTTAACGGTTACGTGGTTCGGGCATTCCAGTGTGCTCGTGGAAGTTGATGGCTATCGGGTGCTCACCGACCCGGTGTGGAGCGACCGCTGCTCGCCCTCCCGTGCTGTGGGGCCGCACCGTCAACACCCGGTGCCCCTGGAGCTGTCGGCATTGCCGGCCCTGGACGCCGTGGTGATCAGTCACGACCACTACGACCATCTCGATATGGACTCCATCATCGCGCTGACCCGCAGCCAGAACGCGGTGTTCGTGGTGCCACTCGGGGTCGGCGCGCACCTGCGCGGTTGGGGTGTCTCACCGGCGCGGGTCATTGAGCTCGACTGGGACCAGAGCCATCAGCTCGGAAAGTTGACGCTCACCTGCACGCAGGCCCGCCATTTTTCGGGCAGATCCCTTGCCCGCAACACCACGCTGTGGGCGTCCTGGGTCATCGCCGGACCTAAGCACAAGGTGTTCTTCGGTGGCGACACCGGATATACGAAGGCGTTCAAGGTCATTGGCGACACCTATGGGCCCTTTGATCTCACCCTGTTGCCAGTCGGGGCCTACAACACCCAATGGCCGGATATCCACATGAATCCCGAAGAGGCCGTCCAAACTCACCGGGATCTCGCGACCACTCAGGCGCCGCTGCTACCCATTCACTGGGCGACGTTCAACCTGGCACTGCATCCCTGGGACGAGCCGATCGAACGGGTCCTTACCGCCGCCGGCGAGCAGGGCGTGACTGTCGTGGTGCCCAAGCCCGGGCAGCGGGCCGACGCGCAGCGGCCCGCCGCCCCCGACGGCTGGTGGCGTCTTTCCTAACGCTTGTGTGCTTGGAGCAGGAACGCGGGCTGCTTGTTGCGGCCCTTCTCGTCCTTGTGGAACGCAGGCATCTCGAAGTTGGCGCCGGGCAGCACTTCCGGGATGTTCGAGTGGATGAACGCCGGACGCAGCTCGTCGATCACCCAGTAGGGCTCGACCGCCGCACGCAGCTCGTCCTCGGTGACCGCGTTGGGGCCGATCCCGGGTGGAAAGGCGCCGACGGCGAAGACCAGCACGTAGTACGACGCGTCGGGAGCGGCCGCACGAGAGATCGACTGCTGGTAGCCCTCGCGCGCCTCGACGGGGATCGAGTGGAACAGCGTGCTGTCGACGATGGTGTTGAAGCGCCCGTCGTAACCGGAGAACTCGGTGATATCGGCGACCTCGAAACTGGCATTGGTCAGTCCGCGTTCGGCGGCCGCGGCCCGCGCCGCCTCGATCGCGGTCGGGGACAGGTCAAGGCCGAGGGTGGTATGTCCCTGCGCGGCTAGCCGCAGCGAGGTTTCGGCGTGCCCGCATCCGACGTCGAGGACGTCGCCGTGGAACTTGCCGGCCTCGATCAGCGCGGCCAGCTCGGGTTGCGGCTCGCCGATGTTCCATGGCGGTTCACCCTGGAAGATCTCGCTCTTACCTTGGTATGAGGCATCCCAGTCCGGCAGCTCGTTTGATGTCATACCACCTGACATTACCCGTGTTCGCGGCGA is a window from the Mycobacteroides salmoniphilum genome containing:
- a CDS encoding enoyl-CoA hydratase is translated as MIGVTSDGPVTTIELQRPERRNAVTYELALAFAEEVRKAAETARVIVITGQGTSFCAGADLSSGAPDPDKFADAWQHSIKSIDAADIPVIAAVNGPAIGAGVMLAMVADLRVVSETARFQFPVAKYGIALDNWSIRRLSSLVGYGRARGMLLAAEPLDAQAAFQTGLANRIGELADAQAWAAELAGFAPLALKHAKRVLNDDGAFEDQLPEHKVLFDKAWSSQDIIEAQVARIQKRPPNFQGA
- a CDS encoding MBL fold metallo-hydrolase; this encodes MRALWVGAGAALASTWIGRALRDVPRTLGASKVRIAEVAEGSPQYRNGSFHNAEPARQFVPDADPTSLLRGLLTRQGAGSPNGEVPLVVPELAGPPADLTVTWFGHSSVLVEVDGYRVLTDPVWSDRCSPSRAVGPHRQHPVPLELSALPALDAVVISHDHYDHLDMDSIIALTRSQNAVFVVPLGVGAHLRGWGVSPARVIELDWDQSHQLGKLTLTCTQARHFSGRSLARNTTLWASWVIAGPKHKVFFGGDTGYTKAFKVIGDTYGPFDLTLLPVGAYNTQWPDIHMNPEEAVQTHRDLATTQAPLLPIHWATFNLALHPWDEPIERVLTAAGEQGVTVVVPKPGQRADAQRPAAPDGWWRLS
- a CDS encoding class I SAM-dependent methyltransferase, which gives rise to MTSNELPDWDASYQGKSEIFQGEPPWNIGEPQPELAALIEAGKFHGDVLDVGCGHAETSLRLAAQGHTTLGLDLSPTAIEAARAAAAERGLTNASFEVADITEFSGYDGRFNTIVDSTLFHSIPVEAREGYQQSISRAAAPDASYYVLVFAVGAFPPGIGPNAVTEDELRAAVEPYWVIDELRPAFIHSNIPEVLPGANFEMPAFHKDEKGRNKQPAFLLQAHKR